A window of Castanea sativa cultivar Marrone di Chiusa Pesio chromosome 8, ASM4071231v1 genomic DNA:
CAAGCTCAAGATTGTGGTTGAAAAGCTCCAAAAGAGTCTTTTATTGGGCAGGAAATCGAATTCCTATCATGACGAGTATGAAGACGTTAGTGACACATCTTCTGTGCCAGAAGACGTAAAGGAAGGCCATTTTTCTGTGATTGCTGTGAATGGAGACGAACCTAAAAGATTTGTGGTTCCCTTAAGCTATTTGACACACCCTACGTTTATAAGGCTGTTGGAGCAGGCAGCTGAGGAGTATGGTTTTGATCATGAGGGACGTGCACTAACAGTACCTTGCCGCCCAAGTGAGCTTGAGAGAATATTGGCTGAGCAATGGCAACAGGAGGGA
This region includes:
- the LOC142605664 gene encoding auxin-responsive protein SAUR50, translated to MANLRTSSSNKKRNGIVKLKIVVEKLQKSLLLGRKSNSYHDEYEDVSDTSSVPEDVKEGHFSVIAVNGDEPKRFVVPLSYLTHPTFIRLLEQAAEEYGFDHEGRALTVPCRPSELERILAEQWQQEGD